From Agromyces sp. SYSU T00194, a single genomic window includes:
- a CDS encoding TlpA family protein disulfide reductase: MRRLAAVALAAASVVVLAGCGSDPLAEQYRDGSGKNYIAGDGTISEIAPGERGEPVAFAGESIEGEPVSSDDYAGEVVIVNFWYAGCAPCRAEAPDLQAISEQYAGEGASVLGVNVRDQAPTAASFESDYGITYPSIVDANDGAVQLAFAGDVPPNAVPTTLVLDAEGRIAARILGQLNRSNLQTIVDDVLDEGA, translated from the coding sequence ATGCGCCGTCTCGCGGCCGTGGCGCTCGCCGCGGCATCCGTCGTCGTGCTGGCCGGCTGCGGCTCCGACCCGCTCGCGGAGCAGTACCGCGACGGCAGCGGCAAGAACTACATCGCCGGCGACGGCACGATCTCCGAGATCGCGCCCGGCGAGCGCGGCGAGCCGGTCGCGTTCGCGGGCGAGTCGATCGAGGGAGAGCCGGTCTCCTCCGACGACTACGCGGGCGAGGTCGTCATCGTGAACTTCTGGTACGCCGGCTGCGCCCCGTGCCGGGCGGAGGCGCCCGACCTGCAGGCGATCAGCGAGCAGTACGCCGGCGAGGGCGCCAGCGTGCTCGGCGTCAACGTGCGCGACCAGGCGCCGACCGCGGCGAGCTTCGAGTCGGACTACGGCATCACCTACCCGTCGATCGTCGACGCGAACGACGGCGCCGTGCAGCTCGCGTTCGCGGGAGACGTGCCCCCGAACGCGGTGCCGACCACGCTCGTGCTCGACGCGGAGGGCCGCATCGCCGCGCGCATCCTGGGCCAGCTCAACCGGTCGAACCTGCAGACGATCGTCGACGACGTGCTCGACGAGGGCGCCTGA
- a CDS encoding cytochrome c biogenesis CcdA family protein, protein MGGIGEVVLNGQLLVAIPIAVAAGLVSFLSPCVLPLVPGYLGYVGGFADASADASTERANRRRLVLGVLLFIAGFTLVFLLFNAVAGAFGVWLKVWSDLIIRIAGVVLIVMGLVFIGQFTFLQRTLRPSWRPATGLAGAPLLGIVFGLGWTPCIGPTLAVVLTLSADSASVGRGALLGLAYCIGLGIPFLLVALGFGWVTGSLAFLRRHIRVVNIIGGALLIVIGLLMVTGVWNAWMYDLQAVITGYDLPI, encoded by the coding sequence GTGGGCGGCATCGGCGAGGTCGTCCTCAACGGCCAGCTGCTCGTCGCGATCCCGATCGCCGTGGCCGCCGGGCTCGTCTCGTTCCTCTCGCCGTGCGTGCTGCCGCTCGTGCCCGGGTACCTCGGCTACGTCGGCGGGTTCGCGGATGCCTCGGCCGACGCCTCGACCGAGCGCGCCAACCGTCGCCGGCTCGTGCTCGGCGTGCTCCTGTTCATCGCCGGGTTCACGCTCGTGTTCCTCCTCTTCAACGCCGTCGCGGGTGCGTTCGGCGTGTGGTTGAAGGTCTGGTCCGACCTGATCATCCGCATCGCGGGGGTGGTGCTGATCGTCATGGGGCTCGTCTTCATCGGGCAGTTCACGTTCCTGCAGCGCACGTTGCGCCCGTCGTGGCGACCCGCGACCGGACTCGCCGGGGCACCGCTGCTCGGCATCGTGTTCGGCCTCGGCTGGACGCCCTGCATCGGCCCGACCCTCGCCGTCGTGCTGACGCTGAGCGCAGACTCCGCGTCGGTCGGGCGGGGCGCACTGCTCGGGCTCGCCTACTGCATCGGCCTCGGCATCCCGTTCCTGCTCGTGGCACTCGGCTTCGGCTGGGTGACCGGGTCGCTGGCGTTCCTGCGCCGGCACATCCGGGTCGTGAACATCATCGGAGGGGCGCTGCTGATCGTGATCGGCCTGCTCATGGTCACCGGCGTCTGGAACGCGTGGATGTACGACCTCCAGGCGGTGATCACCGGCTATGACCTCCCGATCTGA
- a CDS encoding histidine phosphatase family protein — translation MPADQIHLVRHGEVFNPQGVLYGRLPGYGLSSLGRQMAQAAADDLLARGRTTTALYASPLQRTQQSAEPISAAFGLEPVLEERVIEPANRFEGKRMTGAGGALRDVRNWPFLVNPWEPSWGEPFGSIADRMVAAMADAADAAESGDVVFVSHQLPIWMVHRRVTGSRLSHDPRRRRCALSSITTFERRGGRFVEVGYRDPAAPLAVAATDVGAV, via the coding sequence GTGCCGGCCGACCAGATCCATCTCGTGCGCCACGGCGAGGTCTTCAACCCCCAGGGCGTGCTCTACGGCCGTCTCCCCGGCTACGGCCTCTCGTCGCTGGGCCGCCAGATGGCGCAGGCCGCCGCCGACGACCTCCTCGCCCGCGGACGCACGACGACCGCCCTCTACGCGTCCCCACTCCAGCGCACCCAGCAGTCGGCGGAGCCGATCTCGGCGGCGTTCGGCCTGGAGCCCGTGCTCGAGGAGCGCGTGATCGAGCCCGCCAACCGCTTCGAGGGCAAGCGCATGACGGGCGCGGGCGGTGCGCTGCGCGACGTGCGCAACTGGCCGTTCCTCGTCAACCCGTGGGAGCCGAGCTGGGGCGAGCCGTTCGGCTCGATCGCCGACCGCATGGTCGCCGCGATGGCCGATGCCGCCGACGCCGCCGAGTCCGGCGACGTCGTCTTCGTCTCCCACCAGCTCCCGATCTGGATGGTGCACCGTCGCGTCACGGGCAGCCGCCTGTCGCACGACCCGCGGCGCCGCCGGTGCGCGCTGTCGAGCATCACGACGTTCGAGCGTCGGGGCGGCCGCTTCGTCGAGGTCGGCTACCGCGACCCGGCCGCACCGCTGGCCGTCGCCGCGACCGACGTGGGGGCCGTGTGA